A genomic window from Sulfurimonas paralvinellae includes:
- a CDS encoding epoxyqueuosine reductase QueH yields MLVHICCSVDSHFFLEKLQKDFPQEKLTGFFYDPNIHPYSEYKLRLLDVERSCKKLGIELIEGEYDYESWLKAVRGLEKEPEKGARCEVCFDKRFLTSAQKALELGEDKITTTLLVSPLKSQEQLKHVGDDFHAKHGVEFIAVDYRSGGGTQDQSRVTKEEQLYRQDYCGCIYGLTMQREQQERLMDEMFSPISGQTLPASIEERLQLYTSRNELEDEGKAYRIVRQKFLNYRQFNVKLISGKKEIVDAHALSYSTLPRKRAQGRIEFAIEDVHYFNREEIKFITLQYFNDFFNTQYQSVRELIFNPPDVKKELQLREHICGFSYDLSPIIVVQHIPDTKLTLHIDAKLYEDTREKLIVL; encoded by the coding sequence ATTTTAGTTCATATCTGCTGTAGTGTTGATTCACACTTTTTCTTGGAAAAACTTCAAAAAGATTTTCCCCAAGAGAAACTTACCGGTTTTTTTTACGATCCAAATATCCATCCCTATTCAGAGTACAAACTTCGTCTTTTGGATGTTGAACGAAGCTGTAAAAAACTCGGTATTGAGTTGATTGAAGGCGAGTATGATTACGAGTCCTGGCTCAAAGCTGTCCGCGGTTTGGAAAAAGAACCCGAAAAAGGAGCTCGCTGCGAGGTCTGTTTTGACAAGCGTTTTTTGACAAGCGCGCAAAAAGCACTTGAGCTTGGCGAAGACAAGATCACGACAACGCTCCTTGTCAGTCCATTAAAATCCCAAGAACAGCTCAAACACGTCGGCGATGATTTTCATGCAAAGCACGGTGTAGAGTTTATTGCCGTTGATTATCGCAGCGGCGGCGGCACACAGGATCAAAGCCGTGTTACAAAAGAAGAACAGCTCTATCGTCAGGACTACTGCGGCTGCATCTATGGACTTACCATGCAGCGTGAGCAACAGGAGAGACTGATGGATGAGATGTTCTCTCCAATCTCAGGACAAACACTGCCTGCTTCCATAGAAGAAAGGCTCCAACTTTACACCTCACGTAACGAACTCGAAGATGAAGGCAAAGCATATAGAATAGTTCGTCAGAAATTTCTCAACTACAGACAATTCAATGTCAAACTCATTTCAGGAAAGAAAGAGATTGTAGATGCTCATGCACTCAGCTACTCGACACTCCCTCGTAAACGTGCACAAGGCCGCATTGAGTTTGCCATTGAAGATGTTCATTACTTCAATCGTGAAGAGATCAAATTTATCACACTGCAATACTTCAACGATTTTTTCAATACACAGTATCAAAGCGTACGCGAATTGATTTTTAATCCACCTGATGTCAAAAAAGAGTTACAGCTGCGTGAGCATATTTGCGGTTTTTCTTATGATCTCAGCCCTATTATTGTTGTTCAACACATACCGGATACAAAGCTTACACTTCATATCGATGCAAAGCTCTATGAAGACACACGAGAAAAGCTAATCGTTTTATAA
- the fabZ gene encoding 3-hydroxyacyl-ACP dehydratase FabZ, which translates to MLMDVMDIQKILPHRYPFLLVDRVTGLVPGESISAYKNVSISEPVFEGHFPGHPIYPGVMILEGMAQAGGILAFKSMIDVSEEEIQNKVVYFMSIDKAKFRSPVKPGDQLEYRVSVIKNKGAIWLLKGEAYVNDKLTSEAELKAMIVDK; encoded by the coding sequence ATGCTTATGGATGTTATGGACATACAAAAAATTCTTCCTCACCGCTACCCATTTTTACTCGTAGACCGTGTTACAGGGCTAGTTCCGGGTGAATCAATCTCTGCTTACAAGAATGTTTCTATCTCTGAACCTGTTTTTGAAGGACACTTTCCCGGTCACCCTATCTATCCGGGTGTTATGATACTCGAAGGTATGGCTCAAGCCGGCGGTATTTTAGCGTTTAAAAGCATGATAGATGTCAGCGAAGAAGAGATACAGAACAAAGTCGTCTACTTTATGAGTATCGACAAAGCAAAGTTCAGAAGCCCTGTTAAACCGGGTGACCAACTTGAGTACAGAGTCTCTGTCATTAAAAATAAGGGCGCCATCTGGCTGTTAAAAGGCGAAGCATATGTGAATGATAAACTCACAAGTGAAGCTGAACTAAAAGCTATGATCGTCGATAAATAG